A window from Aquabacterium sp. NJ1 encodes these proteins:
- the lapB gene encoding lipopolysaccharide assembly protein LapB, with product MEFDLYWLLLAFPIVFLLGWTASRLDLRQLKREDRASPQAYFKGLNLLLNEQQDKAIDAFIEAVQHDPDTSDLHFALGNLFRRRGEYERAIRVHQHLLARADLKRDERERAQHALAHDFMKAGLFDRAEEAFKALEGTAFSTDARLALLSLNERSRNWHPAIEVARQLEAAGTGSFSQRMAHHWCEIAQEADARGRDEEADQALQRAREAAPQSARPLVIQGQRMVRQGQHEQALRAWDELMAKQPQAFSLVAMDYAKSAQACGEDKAALDKLQSLYAQVPSVDVLLALNSLQPDPVARRKALMAHMSAQPSLSAAQGLIRERLSTHVALDEPEIERMQAAMATAAKPLQRYRCAACGFESQHYFWQCPGCQGWDTYPPRRLEDQ from the coding sequence ATGGAATTTGACCTCTACTGGCTGCTGCTGGCCTTCCCTATCGTCTTCCTGCTGGGCTGGACCGCCTCGCGCCTGGACCTGCGGCAGCTCAAGCGTGAAGACCGCGCCTCGCCCCAAGCCTATTTCAAAGGGCTGAACCTGCTGCTCAACGAGCAACAGGACAAGGCGATCGATGCTTTCATCGAAGCTGTCCAGCACGACCCGGACACCTCCGACCTGCACTTCGCGCTGGGCAACCTGTTCCGTCGGCGTGGTGAATACGAACGCGCCATCCGCGTGCACCAGCACCTGCTGGCACGGGCCGATCTCAAACGCGACGAACGTGAGCGCGCGCAGCACGCCCTGGCTCATGACTTCATGAAGGCGGGCCTGTTCGATCGTGCCGAAGAGGCCTTCAAGGCCCTGGAGGGCACGGCGTTCTCCACAGATGCGCGACTGGCGCTGCTGTCGCTCAACGAGCGCTCGCGCAACTGGCACCCGGCCATTGAGGTCGCCCGCCAACTGGAAGCGGCCGGTACCGGCTCGTTCTCGCAACGCATGGCGCACCACTGGTGCGAAATCGCGCAGGAAGCCGATGCACGCGGCCGTGACGAGGAAGCTGATCAGGCTTTACAACGAGCCAGGGAGGCTGCGCCGCAATCTGCACGCCCCTTGGTCATCCAGGGCCAACGCATGGTGCGCCAGGGTCAGCATGAGCAAGCCTTGCGCGCCTGGGACGAATTGATGGCCAAGCAACCGCAGGCCTTCTCATTGGTTGCCATGGACTACGCCAAATCGGCGCAAGCCTGCGGTGAAGACAAGGCCGCCCTGGACAAGCTGCAGAGCCTGTATGCCCAGGTGCCGTCGGTGGACGTGCTGCTCGCACTCAACAGCCTGCAACCTGACCCGGTTGCGCGCCGCAAGGCCCTGATGGCCCACATGAGTGCACAGCCCTCGCTGTCAGCAGCGCAAGGCCTCATCCGCGAGCGCCTGAGCACGCATGTGGCGCTGGATGAGCCCGAGATCGAGCGCATGCAGGCGGCGATGGCCACCGCCGCCAAGCCCTTGCAGCGTTATCGCTGCGCGGCCTGCGGCTTCGAAAGCCAGCATTACTTCTGGCAATGCCCGGGCTGCCAGGGCTGGGACACTTACCCACCCCGGCGCCTGGAAGATCAGTGA
- a CDS encoding integration host factor subunit beta — protein sequence MTRSDLVARLAERFGQLTQRDAEFAVKTILDAMSEALAKGHRIEIRGFGSFSINRRPPRMGRNPRSGEQVLIPEKLVPHFKPGKALREGVDKVDTLVQQDPLKS from the coding sequence ATGACCCGATCCGACCTCGTGGCCCGACTGGCCGAACGATTCGGCCAGCTCACCCAGCGTGATGCCGAGTTCGCCGTCAAGACCATCCTCGACGCGATGTCCGAAGCGCTGGCCAAGGGCCACCGCATCGAGATCCGTGGTTTCGGCAGTTTCTCGATCAACCGCCGCCCACCCCGCATGGGCCGCAACCCGCGTTCGGGCGAGCAGGTGCTGATCCCGGAAAAGCTGGTGCCGCACTTCAAACCCGGCAAGGCCCTGCGCGAGGGCGTGGATAAGGTGGATACTCTCGTCCAACAAGACCCACTCAAGAGCTGA
- the serC gene encoding 3-phosphoserine/phosphohydroxythreonine transaminase: MTRPFNFSPGPAVLPDEVLQQAASEMLDWHGSGMSVMEMSHRGKEFISIAEQAEADLREILAIPANYKVLFMQGGAIAENAIVPMNLSRGGRADYVVTGSWSVKSAKEARKYCEVHVSATNEADHHTTLPAYGSWKLSDNAAYVHVCSNETIHGVEMHELPDLAALGSKAPLVIDASSHICSRTVDWSRVGLAYAGAQKNIGPSGLTLVIVREDLIGHALPITPSAFDYKIVADNGSMYNTPPTYPWYLAGLVFQWIKRQREGDLTGLAAIEARNITKAKLLYDYIDASGFYVNKVAANCRSRMNVPFFLPKDELNDAFLAGAKAAGLVQLKGHKSVGGMRASIYNPMPVAGVQALVAYMKDFAASHG, encoded by the coding sequence ATGACCCGCCCATTCAATTTCTCCCCCGGTCCGGCCGTCCTGCCGGACGAAGTCCTGCAACAGGCCGCCAGCGAGATGCTGGATTGGCATGGCTCGGGCATGAGCGTCATGGAGATGAGCCACCGCGGCAAGGAGTTCATCTCGATTGCCGAGCAGGCCGAAGCCGATCTGCGCGAGATCCTGGCCATCCCCGCCAACTACAAGGTCCTGTTCATGCAGGGCGGCGCGATTGCCGAGAACGCCATCGTGCCGATGAACCTGTCGCGTGGTGGCCGGGCCGATTACGTCGTCACCGGCTCCTGGTCGGTCAAGTCGGCCAAGGAAGCGCGCAAGTACTGCGAAGTGCATGTGTCGGCCACCAACGAGGCCGACCACCACACCACGCTGCCCGCGTACGGCAGCTGGAAGCTCAGCGACAACGCCGCCTACGTGCACGTGTGCAGCAACGAAACCATCCACGGTGTCGAGATGCACGAGTTGCCTGACCTGGCCGCTTTAGGCAGCAAGGCCCCGCTGGTGATCGACGCGTCTTCGCACATCTGTTCGCGCACGGTGGACTGGTCGCGTGTGGGCCTGGCCTATGCCGGCGCCCAGAAGAACATCGGCCCCTCCGGCCTGACGTTGGTGATCGTGCGTGAGGACCTGATCGGCCACGCCCTGCCCATCACGCCTTCTGCTTTCGACTACAAGATCGTGGCCGACAACGGCTCCATGTACAACACGCCGCCCACCTACCCCTGGTACCTGGCTGGCCTGGTGTTCCAGTGGATCAAGCGCCAGCGTGAAGGTGACTTGACTGGTCTGGCCGCCATCGAGGCGCGCAACATCACCAAGGCCAAACTGCTGTACGACTACATCGATGCGTCCGGCTTCTATGTGAACAAGGTGGCCGCCAATTGCCGCTCGCGCATGAACGTGCCCTTCTTCCTGCCCAAGGATGAGCTCAACGACGCATTCCTGGCGGGCGCCAAGGCGGCCGGCCTGGTTCAACTCAAGGGCCACAAGAGCGTGGGCGGCATGCGCGCCTCGATCTACAACCCCATGCCGGTTGCCGGCGTGCAGGCCCTCGTCGCCTACATGAAGGACTTCGCCGCAAGCCATGGCTGA
- a CDS encoding DUF2059 domain-containing protein, which yields MKLSKTVWATAVAATLALTTLSAHADKKELVQKVLAAQQSVFDDVSRSIAEQPARQLVAGVRPIMAQAVPEDKRDATAKQIDAEIKKYIESAAPIFRASATKLAPSVVGPVLEEKFSEDELKQLAALLESPAFKKYQSLMPEATQGLMEKVVNDARPQITPKLQQLDANVRKILDAATGGKLSGGASAPAPAPAPAAKPAAKK from the coding sequence ATGAAATTGAGCAAAACGGTATGGGCGACGGCAGTGGCCGCGACATTGGCGCTGACCACCCTGTCTGCACATGCCGACAAGAAGGAATTGGTCCAGAAGGTGCTGGCGGCGCAGCAAAGCGTGTTTGACGATGTGTCGCGCTCGATCGCCGAACAGCCCGCCCGTCAGTTGGTGGCCGGCGTGCGCCCGATCATGGCCCAGGCTGTGCCCGAGGACAAACGCGACGCCACCGCCAAGCAGATCGACGCCGAGATCAAGAAGTACATCGAATCGGCCGCCCCCATCTTCCGCGCTTCGGCCACCAAGCTGGCACCCAGCGTGGTCGGCCCCGTTCTGGAGGAGAAGTTCTCCGAAGACGAGCTCAAGCAACTGGCTGCCCTGCTGGAATCCCCCGCGTTCAAGAAGTACCAGAGCCTGATGCCCGAGGCCACCCAGGGTCTGATGGAAAAGGTCGTCAACGACGCCCGCCCGCAGATCACGCCCAAGCTGCAGCAGTTGGATGCCAATGTGCGCAAGATCCTGGACGCTGCAACGGGTGGCAAGCTCAGCGGCGGCGCTTCTGCCCCCGCTCCAGCACCTGCCCCAGCCGCCAAACCTGCTGCCAAGAAGTAA
- the rpsA gene encoding 30S ribosomal protein S1 yields the protein MSESFAALFEESLQRANMRTGEVITAEVVAVEHNFVVVNAGLKSEAYVPIDEFRNDQGEIEVQVGDFVSVAVDAIENGYGDTILSRDKAKRLASWLSLETALESGDFVTGTVNGKVKGGLTVLVNGIRAFLPGSLLDTRPVKDMSPFEGKTMEFKVIKLDRKRNNVVLSRRAVVEASMGEERAKLMETLREGAIVQGVVKNITEYGAFVDLGGIDGLLHITDMAWRRVRHPSEVVTVGQELTAKVLKFDAEKNRVSLGLKQMGDDPWVGVARRYPAGTRLFGKVTNIADYGAFVEIEPGIEGLVHVSEMDWTNKNIAPNKIVNLGDEVEVMVLEIDEDKRRISLGMKQCKPNPWDDFAQNFNRGDKVKGPVKSITDFGVFVGLAAGIDGLVHLSDLSWNEPGEAAVRNYKKGQEVEAIVLAIDVERERISLGIKQLDSDPFTNFTTLNDRGATVTGTVKSVDAKGAEITLGDDIVGYLRASEISRDRVEDARNVLKEGDEVTALIINVDRKTRGIQLSIKAKDNVEQQEAMQSLRSETTKEGAGTTSLGALLKAKLDQNNG from the coding sequence ATGTCTGAATCTTTTGCCGCCCTTTTTGAAGAGTCGCTGCAACGTGCCAACATGCGCACGGGCGAAGTCATCACCGCTGAGGTGGTGGCCGTCGAACACAACTTCGTGGTCGTCAACGCCGGCCTGAAGTCCGAGGCCTATGTGCCCATCGACGAGTTCCGCAACGACCAGGGCGAGATCGAAGTCCAAGTGGGCGACTTCGTGTCGGTGGCCGTGGACGCCATCGAAAACGGCTACGGCGACACCATCCTGTCGCGCGACAAGGCCAAGCGTCTGGCCTCGTGGCTGTCTCTGGAAACCGCACTGGAGTCTGGCGACTTCGTGACCGGTACCGTCAATGGCAAGGTCAAGGGCGGCCTGACCGTTCTGGTCAACGGCATCCGTGCCTTCCTGCCTGGTTCGCTGCTCGATACGCGCCCTGTCAAGGACATGTCGCCGTTCGAAGGCAAGACCATGGAATTCAAGGTCATCAAGCTGGACCGCAAGCGCAACAACGTCGTGCTGTCGCGCCGTGCTGTGGTTGAAGCTTCGATGGGCGAAGAGCGCGCCAAGCTGATGGAAACGCTGCGCGAAGGCGCGATCGTCCAAGGCGTGGTCAAGAACATCACCGAATACGGTGCGTTCGTGGACCTGGGCGGCATCGACGGCCTGCTGCACATCACCGACATGGCATGGCGCCGTGTCCGTCACCCCTCCGAAGTGGTGACGGTTGGTCAAGAGCTGACCGCCAAGGTCCTGAAGTTCGACGCCGAGAAGAACCGCGTTTCGCTGGGTCTGAAGCAAATGGGCGACGACCCCTGGGTTGGCGTGGCTCGCCGTTACCCTGCCGGCACCCGTCTGTTCGGCAAGGTCACCAACATCGCTGACTACGGTGCATTCGTCGAGATCGAACCCGGCATCGAAGGCCTGGTGCACGTCTCTGAAATGGACTGGACCAACAAGAACATCGCTCCCAACAAGATCGTCAACCTGGGCGACGAAGTGGAAGTCATGGTCCTGGAAATCGACGAAGACAAGCGTCGTATCTCCCTGGGCATGAAGCAGTGCAAGCCGAACCCATGGGACGACTTCGCTCAGAACTTCAACCGCGGTGACAAGGTCAAGGGCCCCGTCAAGTCGATCACCGACTTCGGCGTGTTCGTGGGTCTGGCCGCTGGCATCGACGGTCTGGTGCACCTGTCCGACCTGTCCTGGAACGAGCCTGGCGAAGCCGCCGTGCGCAACTACAAGAAGGGCCAGGAAGTTGAAGCCATCGTGCTGGCCATCGACGTCGAGCGCGAGCGCATCAGCCTGGGCATCAAGCAGCTGGACAGCGACCCGTTCACCAACTTCACGACCCTGAACGACCGTGGCGCCACCGTCACTGGCACCGTCAAGTCCGTGGATGCCAAGGGTGCCGAAATCACCCTGGGTGACGACATCGTCGGCTACCTGCGCGCTTCGGAAATCAGCCGTGACCGCGTGGAAGACGCTCGCAACGTGCTGAAGGAAGGCGACGAAGTCACCGCCCTGATCATCAACGTGGACCGCAAGACCCGCGGCATCCAGCTGTCGATCAAGGCCAAGGACAACGTCGAGCAGCAAGAAGCCATGCAGTCCCTGCGCAGCGAAACCACCAAGGAAGGCGCCGGCACCACCAGCCTGGGCGCTCTGCTGAAGGCCAAGCTGGACCAGAACAACGGTTAA
- a CDS encoding lipopolysaccharide assembly LapA domain-containing protein has protein sequence MRALNWLWRGLLFFILFAFALNNQHVVELKWLLGYSWQAPMVFVVLGVFALGCVTGVLAMLPSWWRHRRDARNRQLLLPEPVSKQAAPTPFDSGPTTRPGPATLPAELPFPPDMPAPRKPAK, from the coding sequence ATGCGAGCATTGAACTGGTTGTGGCGCGGCCTGTTGTTCTTCATTCTGTTCGCGTTCGCGCTGAACAATCAGCACGTGGTGGAGCTGAAATGGCTGCTGGGCTACAGCTGGCAGGCACCGATGGTGTTCGTGGTGCTGGGCGTGTTCGCGCTGGGTTGCGTCACCGGCGTGCTGGCCATGCTGCCCAGCTGGTGGCGACATCGCCGCGACGCGCGCAACCGCCAGCTGCTCTTGCCCGAGCCGGTCAGCAAACAGGCGGCCCCCACGCCGTTTGACAGCGGCCCGACGACACGCCCTGGCCCCGCCACCCTGCCGGCAGAACTGCCCTTCCCGCCCGACATGCCCGCACCGCGCAAACCGGCCAAGTGA
- a CDS encoding bifunctional 3-phosphoshikimate 1-carboxyvinyltransferase/cytidylate kinase, with the protein MYTTAFLDLPPLLSAGGTVRLPGSKSISNRVLLLAGLSEGTTVVHDLLASDDTRVMLESLRALGCDLDQDGDTVRITGLAGKLSVLQADLFLGNAGTAMRPLTAALALLSATQGGVFTLSGVPRMHERPIGDLVDALRPLGCHIECTGKEGYPPLRLAGGQLKLSAPIKVRGDVSSQFLTALLLALPLVSQDQALTIEVVGELISKPYIEITLNLLARFGIKVERQGWERFVIPQGSRYQSPGEIHVEADASSASYFIAAGAIAGRATPVRIEGVGEASIQGDIRFIEAAQAMGAQVTSGPNWLEVRRGDWPLQAVDMDCNHIPDAAMTLAVMALYAQGTTRLRNIASWRVKETDRIAAMACELRKLGATVVEGQDFIEITPPAAGQWQHASIHTYDDHRMAMCFSLAAFNPLAPTATDGKPVSVRIEDPRCVGKTFPDYFESLFQVAQTNPDLIPVITVDGPTASGKGTLASALATRLGYQFLDSGSLYRVTGLLATERGISLDDAEALEALARQLGYAISLRFDREHIWVDQRDVGELVRREDIGQAASRVSVFPGVRQALVELQKAFRGLPGLVADGRDMGTVIFPDAALKVFLTASVKERAERRYNQLISKGISANLDEICADLEARDLRDRTRAVSPLVPAPDAQKIDNSAWTIEQSVETVLGMWVAGWPHVIVRH; encoded by the coding sequence ATGTACACCACCGCTTTCCTTGACCTTCCCCCGCTGCTGTCTGCAGGCGGCACCGTGCGCCTGCCGGGCTCCAAAAGCATCTCCAACCGCGTGCTGCTGCTGGCGGGCCTGAGCGAGGGCACCACGGTCGTTCACGACCTGCTGGCCTCCGACGACACCCGCGTGATGCTGGAAAGCCTGCGCGCGCTGGGTTGCGACCTGGACCAGGACGGCGACACCGTGCGCATCACCGGTCTGGCCGGCAAGCTGTCCGTGCTGCAGGCGGATCTGTTCCTGGGCAATGCCGGCACCGCCATGCGCCCGCTGACCGCGGCACTGGCCCTGCTGTCGGCCACGCAAGGCGGCGTGTTCACGCTCTCGGGCGTGCCGCGCATGCACGAGCGCCCCATCGGTGACCTGGTCGATGCCCTGCGCCCATTAGGCTGCCACATCGAATGCACCGGCAAGGAAGGCTACCCCCCGCTGCGCCTGGCGGGCGGCCAGCTCAAGCTGTCGGCACCGATCAAGGTGCGTGGTGATGTCTCCAGCCAGTTCCTCACCGCCCTGTTGCTGGCCCTGCCCCTGGTGTCACAGGATCAGGCCCTGACGATCGAGGTCGTGGGCGAGCTGATTTCCAAGCCCTACATCGAGATCACGCTGAACCTGCTGGCGCGCTTTGGCATCAAGGTGGAGCGCCAGGGCTGGGAACGTTTTGTCATCCCGCAAGGCAGCCGCTACCAGTCGCCGGGCGAAATCCACGTCGAGGCCGACGCCTCCTCCGCGTCCTACTTCATCGCGGCGGGCGCCATCGCGGGCCGTGCCACACCGGTGCGCATCGAAGGCGTGGGCGAAGCGTCCATCCAGGGCGACATCCGCTTCATCGAGGCTGCCCAGGCCATGGGAGCCCAGGTCACCAGCGGCCCGAACTGGCTGGAAGTGCGCCGTGGCGACTGGCCCCTGCAGGCCGTGGACATGGACTGCAACCACATCCCGGACGCGGCCATGACCCTGGCCGTGATGGCGCTGTACGCCCAAGGTACCACCCGCCTGCGCAACATCGCCAGCTGGCGCGTCAAGGAAACCGACCGCATCGCCGCCATGGCCTGCGAGCTGCGCAAGCTCGGCGCCACCGTGGTCGAGGGCCAGGACTTCATCGAGATCACGCCGCCGGCCGCCGGCCAGTGGCAGCACGCCAGCATCCACACCTACGACGACCACCGCATGGCGATGTGCTTCTCGCTAGCGGCCTTCAACCCGCTGGCGCCCACGGCCACGGACGGCAAACCTGTCTCTGTCCGTATTGAAGACCCACGCTGCGTCGGCAAGACCTTCCCGGACTACTTCGAATCCCTGTTCCAGGTCGCCCAGACCAACCCGGATCTGATCCCCGTGATCACGGTCGACGGCCCGACCGCCTCCGGCAAGGGCACGCTGGCCAGCGCCCTGGCCACCCGCCTGGGTTACCAGTTCCTGGACTCCGGCTCGCTGTACCGTGTCACCGGCCTGCTGGCCACTGAACGCGGCATCAGCCTGGACGATGCCGAGGCACTCGAAGCCCTGGCCCGTCAGCTGGGCTACGCCATCTCCCTGCGTTTTGATCGGGAACACATCTGGGTCGACCAACGCGATGTGGGCGAGCTGGTCCGTCGCGAGGACATCGGCCAGGCCGCCTCCCGCGTGTCGGTTTTCCCGGGCGTGCGCCAGGCGCTGGTCGAGCTGCAGAAGGCTTTCCGGGGCCTGCCCGGCCTGGTGGCCGACGGCCGCGACATGGGCACGGTGATCTTTCCCGACGCCGCGCTGAAGGTGTTTTTGACGGCATCCGTCAAAGAACGGGCCGAACGCCGATATAACCAATTGATTTCAAAAGGGATTTCTGCTAATCTCGACGAGATCTGTGCAGACCTAGAAGCGCGCGACCTGCGGGACCGTACCCGCGCCGTATCGCCCCTGGTGCCTGCCCCAGACGCCCAGAAGATCGACAACTCGGCCTGGACCATCGAACAATCGGTGGAAACTGTGCTCGGGATGTGGGTCGCGGGCTGGCCTCACGTGATCGTTCGTCACTGA
- the pheA gene encoding prephenate dehydratase — protein MADQAPDHFKPDGRPVDEQLADLRVRIDVVDQQLLKLLNERAKLAQAVGEVKKIDGSPVFRPDREAQVIDRVKNRNPGPILANSIAPIWREIMSACRSLEARQRVAFLGPVGTFSEQATLNYFGSSIEPMACPSIDEVFRATSARSADFGVVPIENSTEGVVARSLDLLLQSPLTIVGETSLLVTHNLLRKEPNRDGIKVVAAHPQALAQCQGWLSQNLPGVERRAVSSNAEGARMAGEDDGIAALASERAASQYGLHVVQRAVQDEAHNRTRFVVVTHADAHTPAAPTGHDCTSLAVSVDNRPGAVHDLLVPLKQYGVSMTRFESRPARSGQWEYVFFIDLAGHPAQDNVAAALDALRAQCSLFKVLGSFPLDVH, from the coding sequence ATGGCTGATCAAGCGCCCGATCATTTCAAGCCCGATGGCCGGCCGGTTGACGAGCAACTGGCCGATCTGCGCGTGCGCATCGACGTGGTCGATCAGCAGTTGCTCAAGCTGCTCAACGAGCGCGCCAAGCTGGCCCAGGCCGTGGGCGAGGTCAAGAAGATCGACGGCTCGCCCGTGTTCCGCCCGGACCGCGAGGCCCAGGTCATCGACCGTGTCAAGAACCGCAACCCCGGCCCCATCCTGGCCAACAGCATCGCCCCCATCTGGCGCGAGATCATGTCGGCCTGCCGCTCACTCGAAGCGCGCCAGCGCGTGGCCTTCCTGGGCCCCGTCGGCACCTTCAGCGAACAGGCGACCCTGAATTATTTCGGCTCCTCCATCGAGCCCATGGCCTGCCCGTCGATCGACGAGGTCTTCCGTGCCACCTCGGCCCGCTCGGCCGACTTCGGCGTGGTGCCCATTGAAAACTCCACCGAAGGCGTGGTGGCCCGCTCGCTGGACCTGCTGCTGCAATCGCCCCTGACCATCGTGGGTGAAACCAGCTTGCTGGTCACGCACAACCTGCTGCGCAAGGAGCCCAACCGCGACGGCATCAAAGTGGTCGCGGCGCATCCGCAAGCGCTGGCGCAGTGCCAGGGCTGGTTGAGCCAGAACCTGCCTGGCGTCGAGCGCCGTGCCGTGTCCAGCAATGCCGAGGGTGCCCGCATGGCCGGCGAGGACGATGGCATCGCCGCCCTGGCCAGCGAGCGCGCGGCCTCGCAGTACGGCCTGCACGTGGTGCAACGCGCCGTGCAGGATGAGGCCCATAACCGCACACGCTTCGTGGTGGTCACGCATGCCGACGCGCACACGCCGGCGGCCCCCACCGGGCACGACTGCACCAGCCTGGCCGTATCGGTGGACAACCGCCCCGGCGCCGTGCACGATCTGCTGGTGCCCTTGAAGCAGTACGGCGTGTCCATGACCCGTTTCGAGTCGCGCCCGGCGCGCTCTGGCCAGTGGGAGTATGTGTTCTTCATCGACCTGGCCGGCCACCCCGCGCAGGACAATGTGGCGGCCGCGCTGGATGCGCTGCGCGCCCAATGCTCTCTCTTCAAAGTGCTCGGCAGCTTCCCGCTGGACGTGCACTGA
- a CDS encoding prephenate dehydrogenase/arogenate dehydrogenase family protein produces MFNQLGLIGCGLMGGSFALALKKAGLVKRVVGYSKSPSTVEKARRLGVIDVAAESALLAVSGSDIVLIAVPVAASEGTFKAIRHLVDPGVLFMDVGSTKRDVVDAARRVLKERLPSFVPAHPIAGREVAGIEHADAALYQGRKVILTPLQQTDPVLIQKATDVWAAVGCQVLKMTPENHDAAFAAVSHLPHLLAFAYMNAMAEQPLGQEYLSLAGPGFRDFTRIAAGDPTIWRDILLSNREEVLKQSEAFRHALEQMERQMRDWNGPALEEQIQTASDARSQWQLGTKPSVTRQ; encoded by the coding sequence ATGTTCAACCAACTCGGCCTGATCGGTTGCGGCCTCATGGGCGGCTCGTTCGCGCTGGCGCTCAAGAAGGCCGGCTTGGTCAAGCGGGTCGTGGGCTACAGCAAATCGCCGTCCACCGTAGAAAAGGCCCGCCGGTTGGGCGTGATCGACGTGGCCGCCGAATCAGCACTGCTGGCGGTGTCCGGCTCCGACATCGTGTTGATCGCCGTGCCCGTGGCGGCCAGCGAAGGCACCTTCAAGGCCATCCGCCACCTGGTGGACCCGGGCGTGCTGTTCATGGACGTAGGCTCGACCAAACGTGATGTGGTGGATGCTGCCCGTCGCGTGCTGAAAGAGCGCCTGCCCTCCTTCGTGCCGGCGCACCCGATCGCAGGCCGTGAAGTCGCAGGCATCGAGCACGCCGATGCGGCGCTGTACCAGGGCCGCAAGGTCATCCTGACGCCCCTGCAGCAAACCGACCCCGTGCTCATCCAGAAGGCCACCGATGTGTGGGCCGCCGTGGGCTGCCAGGTGCTCAAGATGACGCCGGAGAACCACGATGCGGCCTTTGCCGCCGTGAGCCACCTGCCCCACCTGCTGGCCTTTGCCTACATGAATGCCATGGCCGAGCAGCCGCTGGGCCAGGAATACCTGTCGCTGGCCGGACCCGGCTTCCGCGACTTCACCCGCATTGCCGCAGGTGACCCCACGATCTGGCGCGACATCCTCTTGTCCAACCGCGAAGAGGTGCTCAAGCAATCCGAGGCCTTCCGCCACGCGCTGGAACAGATGGAGCGCCAGATGCGCGACTGGAACGGCCCTGCGCTCGAAGAACAGATTCAGACTGCGTCCGACGCCCGCAGCCAATGGCAACTGGGCACCAAGCCCTCTGTCACGCGCCAATAA